The segment CCCGATGAGTTCGCCGGTTGTTGTCGTTCGCGACACCATTGGTCCAATCCGGCCATTGCCGTAGTGTCGTGTGATGTCATCGCCGACTATGGTGGCCGAAGAATGTCTCTCACGTGGCTCGTCGGCTATTGGACGCGTTGGACCGCCGACAGCCGGTAGGTGACGGCGATCATCGCAAAGTGGTCAGCCGGCAGAGCCGGCTGACTTTGTGATCAACTGTCAGTCGTCGGTCGGTTGTTTGAGATTATCCATGATCTGATCGAGATTGAAGCTCTGCGGCTTCTGTCGCGGCGGATAGTCTTGAAGCGATTGAGCAAATGCGCCGGCTATGGCCTGGCCACCGTACAGTAGATACGCCTTGTGGATCGTCCAGGCGTAATAGGAATTCGACGTGATCTCGGCTCGCTCATAAGGATCCATGCGTAGATTGAAAAACAACGGGAACCGCCGCGCCGTGAAAGGCTCGCCCCATACATCGAGGGTGCCAGGAGTCTTTTGCTCGAAGAACACGAGTTTCCAATTATTGAACCGAATCGCAACGAGTTGCCCGTCATCGTTGAAGTAAATGAAGGCTTTCCGTTCGGAATTCGGTTGCTGCCCGGTGAGATAAGCAAGTTGATTATAACCGTCGAGATGAACCTTGTACGTCCGATCACCGATCGTCCATCCGCTTAGCAGCCTGTCTTTTACGCTCGTATCCCCGGCGAGCGCGAGTAAGGTCGGGAACCAGTCGTGACTGCCGAAAATATCGTTCGCAATACTTCCGGGTTTTATATGTCCTGGCCAACGCACCATCGCTGGCACACGATACGCGCCTTCCCAATTGGTGTTCTTCTCGCTGCGGAACGGCGTCATCGCACCATCCGGCCACGAGTTCATGTGGGGACCATTGTCAGTCGTATAGAGGACGATTGTATCGTCGGTGATGCCGAGGTCATCAAGCACCTTGAGTAACTTTCCAACATCGCCATCGTGCTCGATCATCCCATCGGCATATTCATTGTCAGGCATGCCGCTCTGGCCACGCATTGATGCACGAACATGCGTGTAAAGATGCATACGCGTCGTGTTCATCCAGCAGAAGAACGGTTTGCCAGCTTTGACCTGTCGTTGGATGAAGTCAATCGCTGCACTCGTTGTTTCATCGTCGATCGTTTCCATGCGCTTTTTCGTGAGCGGACCAGTGTCCTCGATCGTCTGCTTGCCGACGCGGCCGAAGCGCGAATCGACAGTTGGGTCGTCGGTTTCGCTGGCTTTGCACCTCAAAACGCCGCGTGGCCCGAATTTGGCGCGAAAAGCCGGATCCTTTGGATAGTCTGGATCCTCAGGATCTTCCTCCGCGTTCAGGTGATAGAGATTGCCGAAGAATTCATCGAAGCCGTGCACCGTCGGTAGAAATTCGTTGCGATCGCCGAGATGATTCTTGCCGTATTGGCCAGTGGCGTAGCCAAGCGGCTTCAACGCTTCGGCGATGGTGATGTCTTCGGGCTGCAGCCCGACCGTCGCGCCAGGAATCCCGACCTTGGATAGTCCCGTGCGGATCACCGATTGTCCGGTGATGAAGGACGAGCGACCGGCGGTGCAGCTTTGCTCGGCGTAATAGTCCGTGAACATCAAGCCTTCTTTGGCGATCCGATCGATGTTGGGCGTCCGATAGCCCATCAATCCGAACGTATAGGCGCTGATGTCGGACTGGCCGATGTCATCACCGAAGATGACGAGTATGTTGGACTTTTTGCCGGACGCAGGCGATGTCGACTTCTCATCTTCCGCCCGCACAAATTGCGGCGCGATCGCAGACGTGGCAGCTAATACGGTACCGGAAAGCAGAATTCTTCTTCGGCTCATTCCGCGCTTGTGTTCGTGCTTTTTATCAAAATTATCGTCGTTGGAATTCATGGCATGGCTCCCGTTTTCTTCAGCATACAAGAGTCCGAGATGTCGTTGACACATCGCGCGCCTAATTGAGCGCGCCTAACGTTCCATCAAGCTATGACAACGTTGCTGACTGTTTTTGATTTTGCGTTGCCAAAGACCGAACAATGCGTCGAGCATATGCCAACAGAGGCTTCGCGACCATTTTGTTCGGGGATTTAGTTTCGTTAATGAAGCTGGATATTGCCACGCAGAAGCTCGGGGGCAATCAGCCCGTTCTCTATTGGGCGAGCTTAATTCGCTTGCTGTGTAACGCGATCGCCACGCGCGTTCTTAAAAATAGGAAACCGCATTGTTGCATTGCGATTTTGGTAGCGCGCCGGAACCAGCCTGATCGGCGGCGCAGGGCAGGGCGGCTGAACAGCCCCGACTATTGATGCGCTTTGGCCGCCCGCAACTGGCCCAAAAAACTTCGAGCGGGCTCTTTGCACGTAAGTTACGTCCCCAGAGCCCCTGAAATTTCGCCCGTGCGGCGGGACTCTACCCCCGTTGTTCACAAATTCGGGAGCCGCCACGGCGCCTGCCCGAGAAACCGAGAAAGAGAAGTTGACGCGGAGCTATGGCGCATGATTGTATTACGGTCATACCGAATATTGAATACCGTATGAGACGCGGACGTACGGCAAAAGCCTTCTTTGGAGTAAATATGTCGTTGAAAACGCATAAGAAAAAGGCGGGAGGGGTTACGCTCAATCTACGCGAGGCAGGCCAAGGACAGCTCATGGTTTTCCTGCATGGCATCTCCGCCAATGCATCGGTCTGGGATCCGATCCTGTATTCCTTGCAGGAGTCGTACCATGTGATCGCGGTTGATCAGCGCGGTCACGGTCTCAGTGACAAGCCGAGCAAAGGCTATCAGGGTCAGGATTTTGCTTCCGATATTCTTCGTCTCATAGAAGCGACCTCCAGCGGTCCGGCGATCATCGTCGGCCATTCGCTCGGCGCGCGGAATGGAGTCGTCGCCGCGGCGATGCAAAAAGAGTTGGTTGCTGGCGTCGTTGCTGTCGAATTCACGCCTTTCATCGAGCCTATCGTTCTCGACACGCTCAAAAAGCGCGTGATCGGCGGGAATCGTACCTTTGCATCGAAGGACGAGATCGTCAGCTATCTGTCGGAACGCTATCCGCTCATGCCGCCCGATGCTATCGAACGGCGCTCGACCTACGGCTACGTCGAGCGTAACGGAGTGTTTCATCCGCTGGCCGATCCAAGCGGCATGGCGGCGACGGCCGCCGGATTGCGCGAAGATTTCGAGCCGGCGGTCCGGGTTGTTGACCGGCCCATACTGCTCGTCCGGGGGAAGGAGAGCAAGCTCGTCTCGCAGATGGCCTTCGAGCGTACGCAGCATCTGCGGCCCGACTTCAAAAGCCTGATCGTGCCGGATACCGATCACTACGTCCCCGAGGAAGCACCCGCGACAATGGCAAAAGCCATTCGCGAATTTGCGCAGACTATTTGAGCCGGGGCTCAGTCATTAAGCCGGGCCGCGAGGCCTCCAAGGTTTGGAAAGGAAAATAGATGCCGCAAGTTCAGTCCAGCACCAAGGCCAAGGCGCCTCACGCGGAAATCGCTGGCGCCGGCTATGTCGGCCTCACTGCGGCGACGGCGCTCCGGCAACGGGGTTGGACGGTTCGCGTGCACGAAAAGAGCCCCGAGCTCCGTCAATTCGGCGCGGGCATTTTCCTCTGGGAAAATGGTTTGAGAGTCCTCGAGAAAACGGGTGCGGCGGCCGACGTCTTCGCGAACTCCGTTCAGCCGCCCGTCTACGAGACGAGATTCCAGCACAAGACGGTATCCAAGGAGACGTTCGGGCCCATTCGTTGGCGGACCATGACGCGGCAAAATCTATATAGCGCTGTTCTCGAAGCCGCCAGGCGCGCCGGTGTTGAGATCGTTGTCAATTCGGAAGTCGTTTCGGCCGATCCGGAAGGCGCGATCCAGCTTGCTTCGGGTGAGGTACTGAAAGCGGATCTCGTCCTTGGTGCCGATGGCGTGGGGTCGAAGGTCAGGGATTCCCTCGGGTTCAAGCAGACTCGCACAAAATCGCGCGATGGCATTACGCGTTTGCTCGTGCCGCGCAAAAAGGCCGAACTCGGCCCCGGCGAGTGGGACAACGTCATCGATTTCTGGAACTTGGAGCCGCGTGTTCTGCGCATACTTTACGTGCCGTGCGACGAGAAGAATCTCTACGTCGCGTTCATGGCACCGCGTGAGGACACGCAAGGTTCGCGCGTTCCGCTCGACGGCGATCTTTGGGCCGAGAATTTCCCCGAGTTAAGGCCCGTCATCGAGGAAGCGGCGAAGCTGGCCGGCCGTTACGATGGCTATGAAACGACTGTCCTTGAAAAATGGACGACCGGAAAAGTGGCCTTGATCGGCGATGCCGCCAACGCGATGTGTCCCGCGCTCGCGCAAGGTGCCGGCTGCGGCATGATGAACGCCTATAGTTTGGCCGTAGCTGTCAGCGGCGCGCAAGATCTCGAGAAAGCCCTGCGGGATTGGCAGGAGCGGGAAAGGCCGACCACGGATCGGTGCCAGGAACGCTCCGCTTATTTCGCGGCAAGCAGGAGCATGTCGAAGGGCAATCAATTTACGCCGACGATGCTGGAAACGGCGATGTACGACGTGACGGGATCACGTGGGTGAGCGGCCGAGCGTGACGTCAGCACGTATGAGAAACGATTCAATGGGGCACCAATGACAACGACCTATAAGACGGCGATTGAGGGTTATGAAATTCGAGCCTGGTACGATTTCGTCCAGGAGATCGAACATGAAGGCGGGGCGCCTGGGAATGCCTCGCTGATCAAAGCAGCGACCGCGGTCGTCATTCGCAATCCCTTCGCCGATCATTATGTTGCGGATCTTTCGAAGCTGATCGGGCCGAGCGCGGAGCTCGGCCGCGAACTCGGCCGGCGCGCTGCAGGACTCCTCAAGGGCAGGCCTGTCGAAAGCTATGGAAAAGGCGGCATCGCCGGAACTGCTGGCGAACAAGAGCATGTCGTTGCCTGCATCACTACGATTTTCGGCGATGCGTTCCGGGCGGCGGTCGGCGGCGGCAAGGCGTGGATCTCATCGGTCAGCAAGACAGGCGCGGCCGGCACGATGATCGACATACCGCTTGCCTACAAGGACGAACTCTACGTGCGTTCGCACTACGACGCGATCTCGCTTGTGGCGCCGGATGCGCCGCGTCCCAACGAACTGCTGATCTGTGTCGGTGTGGCGACGGGCGGCCGCATCCATCAGCGTGTCGGCGGAAAAACAAAGGCCGAGGTGCTCCAGTCCTGAGCGCGACAGAGCATCTGTCATCATTCCGAGGGGAAGTTTTATGGGTCTCAACATAAAAGACTTGCGGGTTTCGAGTCCGTTTTTCAAGAACGGCGGGGCGCTCGCCGACAAATATTCGATGGACAAAGGCAATGTCGCGCCGCCCTTGGTGATAACCGGCGTGCCGCGCGAGGCCGTGGAACTCGCTGTCATTTGCCACGATCCCGATGCGCCGCTTCCCAATGGCTACACTCACTGGGTGCTCTACGGCGTCCCGCCGACGGTGAGCGAGTTGGCCAGCGATGCCGACAAGCGCTTCCGCCCCGGTCCCAATAGCAACGGCAATTATCACTACGATGGTCCCCAGCCGCCTCCGGGCCATGGGCTGCACCATTATTATTTCTGGGTCTACGCCCTTGATACGCCGGTTTCGGGTACGCCGACGCGAGCGGAGTTCCTTGCCACATATGCCAATCACATCGTCGAACAGAACCGGATTATCGGGACTTACGAACAATAATACGAGCCCGAAGGGCCCGATCACAAATCATATGGCTCCGGCCAATACCATGATGGGGATTTTTCAGAATGAGTCTGCTGAATGTGACGTTCGCCTGCAATCGATATGACCGCACCACGCCGCTTGCGGATGGGACGGTCAAGCCGCGGGGGATTGACCTTAACGTGTTGCTCCTGGGCGGCGTCGAGCAAGTCTTCTGGCGCATGCTGATGCACCAGGAATTCGACGCATCGGAAATGTCGCTGTCGTCCTATCTGATGATGCGCGATCGGGGCCAGGACGATTTGATCGCCATTCCCGTCTTTCTGTCGCGTGTTTTCCGTCATTCCTGCATTTTCGTCCGCGAAGACTCGAAGCTCGAAGATCCGAAGCAATTGATCGGCGCGACCGTGGGCGTCCCCGAATATCAGATGACCGCTGCGGTCTGGGCCAAGGCCATCCTTCTCGACGAATATGGCGTGCACCCGCGCGATATCATCTGGCGCAATGGCGGCCTCGACCAGCCTGGCCGTATCGAAAAGCTGAAGCTCGATCTGCCTGCCGACATCCGTATTAGCTACATTCCGGCCGAAGAAACGCTTAACCAGCAGCTTCTTGATGGCAAGATCGATGCGCTGGTTACGGCGCGTCCGCCGAGCTCATTCCTCGACGGCACGAACCGTGTCCGCCGCCTTATCCGCAATCACCGCGAGGTCGAGGCGGAATATTACCTGCGCACGAAGATTTTCCCGCCGATGCACACCGTCGTCATCAAGCGCAAGCTCTACGAAGCCAATCGCTGGATGGCCATGAGTCTGTTCGAGGCGTTCCAGGAAACGCTGACGCTCTGCGATCCGCTCAAGATGTTCGACGGACATCTGCGCTATTCGCTGCCCTTCCTTCCGGCCTGGATCGAGGAGCTGCAGACGAAGTTCGGCGGCATCGAAATGTGGAAATACGGTTTCGAACCGAACCGCAAAACGCTTGAGACTCTGGTCCGCAATCAGAAAGAGCAGGGCCTCGTGAAGAACGACCTGCGTCTCGAGGATATGTTTGCGCCGGAAACACTCGATTCGTATCGAAACTAATTAGGGACAGGCCACGGTCAAACAGGGCAATTGCATAACTCCAGAGAAGGGGCGTCGATATGTTTATGCGACTGAGGACAATCGCGGCTTTTGCTGCTTTGATGACTGTGACCTGTACCCCTCCGGACGATGCAGCTATGGCGGCATCGGACGACGCTGGCAAACCCTTGCGTCAACTGACCGTCAAGCTTGATTACACGCCCATTTGGGGATTTATGCTTCCCATCATCGTAGCCGAGAGCAAAGGCTATTATCGCGACGTCGGACTCCAGGTCGACATAAATGAAGGTTCTGATTCCACGTCGACAATCGGTGCTGTCGATGGCGGCCACGCCGATATCGGGTTTGCCGACGCGGGGCAGGCAGCTCTCGCGATCAGCAAGGGCGCCAAAGTCAAAATCATAGCCAGTTATCTGCAGAAGACCCAAGGCGTCGTCATTTCGTACGCCGCCTTGGGAATCAAGAAGCCATCGGATCTCAAAGGTAAAACTGTTGCGTTGACGAACGGCTCATCGTCGGCGTCGTTGCTTCTGGCAATGCTGGCGCTGTCCAACGTCCCGCTGGACGAAATTCAAACCAAGGCCATCGCCTCGGCGGCGAAAGTTCCCGCCCTTCTCCAGGGACAGGTGCAGGCGGTGACGGGCTTTGCGACAGCCGAATGTATTCAAGCGCAGATGCTGGCGAAGGAAGCCGTCTCCTGTCTACCGATGGGCAATTTCGGCGTCACTGCGCTTGGCGAAAGTCTCATCGCGAGCGACAGCCTCATTGCCAGCGATCCGCAGCTTCTGAAGAAATTCGTGCAGGCGACAAACCGCGGATGGGCGGACGCCTTAAAGGATCCCGCCGCGGCAGCGGAGGCCGGCGTGGCTATGTTCCCGCTCGCCAATGTGAACTTGCTCAGAAAGCAGCTTGGCGCCGTGGTCCCTTATTTGCACACTGCCGCAACGGCGGGTAAGCCACCGGGCTACATGGCAGATTCAGATTGGGTGCA is part of the Methylovirgula ligni genome and harbors:
- a CDS encoding arylsulfatase; its protein translation is MNSNDDNFDKKHEHKRGMSRRRILLSGTVLAATSAIAPQFVRAEDEKSTSPASGKKSNILVIFGDDIGQSDISAYTFGLMGYRTPNIDRIAKEGLMFTDYYAEQSCTAGRSSFITGQSVIRTGLSKVGIPGATVGLQPEDITIAEALKPLGYATGQYGKNHLGDRNEFLPTVHGFDEFFGNLYHLNAEEDPEDPDYPKDPAFRAKFGPRGVLRCKASETDDPTVDSRFGRVGKQTIEDTGPLTKKRMETIDDETTSAAIDFIQRQVKAGKPFFCWMNTTRMHLYTHVRASMRGQSGMPDNEYADGMIEHDGDVGKLLKVLDDLGITDDTIVLYTTDNGPHMNSWPDGAMTPFRSEKNTNWEGAYRVPAMVRWPGHIKPGSIANDIFGSHDWFPTLLALAGDTSVKDRLLSGWTIGDRTYKVHLDGYNQLAYLTGQQPNSERKAFIYFNDDGQLVAIRFNNWKLVFFEQKTPGTLDVWGEPFTARRFPLFFNLRMDPYERAEITSNSYYAWTIHKAYLLYGGQAIAGAFAQSLQDYPPRQKPQSFNLDQIMDNLKQPTDD
- a CDS encoding alpha/beta fold hydrolase, producing MSLKTHKKKAGGVTLNLREAGQGQLMVFLHGISANASVWDPILYSLQESYHVIAVDQRGHGLSDKPSKGYQGQDFASDILRLIEATSSGPAIIVGHSLGARNGVVAAAMQKELVAGVVAVEFTPFIEPIVLDTLKKRVIGGNRTFASKDEIVSYLSERYPLMPPDAIERRSTYGYVERNGVFHPLADPSGMAATAAGLREDFEPAVRVVDRPILLVRGKESKLVSQMAFERTQHLRPDFKSLIVPDTDHYVPEEAPATMAKAIREFAQTI
- a CDS encoding FAD-dependent oxidoreductase; this translates as MPQVQSSTKAKAPHAEIAGAGYVGLTAATALRQRGWTVRVHEKSPELRQFGAGIFLWENGLRVLEKTGAAADVFANSVQPPVYETRFQHKTVSKETFGPIRWRTMTRQNLYSAVLEAARRAGVEIVVNSEVVSADPEGAIQLASGEVLKADLVLGADGVGSKVRDSLGFKQTRTKSRDGITRLLVPRKKAELGPGEWDNVIDFWNLEPRVLRILYVPCDEKNLYVAFMAPREDTQGSRVPLDGDLWAENFPELRPVIEEAAKLAGRYDGYETTVLEKWTTGKVALIGDAANAMCPALAQGAGCGMMNAYSLAVAVSGAQDLEKALRDWQERERPTTDRCQERSAYFAASRSMSKGNQFTPTMLETAMYDVTGSRG
- a CDS encoding amino acid synthesis family protein, translating into MTTTYKTAIEGYEIRAWYDFVQEIEHEGGAPGNASLIKAATAVVIRNPFADHYVADLSKLIGPSAELGRELGRRAAGLLKGRPVESYGKGGIAGTAGEQEHVVACITTIFGDAFRAAVGGGKAWISSVSKTGAAGTMIDIPLAYKDELYVRSHYDAISLVAPDAPRPNELLICVGVATGGRIHQRVGGKTKAEVLQS
- a CDS encoding YbhB/YbcL family Raf kinase inhibitor-like protein — encoded protein: MGLNIKDLRVSSPFFKNGGALADKYSMDKGNVAPPLVITGVPREAVELAVICHDPDAPLPNGYTHWVLYGVPPTVSELASDADKRFRPGPNSNGNYHYDGPQPPPGHGLHHYYFWVYALDTPVSGTPTRAEFLATYANHIVEQNRIIGTYEQ
- a CDS encoding PhnD/SsuA/transferrin family substrate-binding protein — encoded protein: MSLLNVTFACNRYDRTTPLADGTVKPRGIDLNVLLLGGVEQVFWRMLMHQEFDASEMSLSSYLMMRDRGQDDLIAIPVFLSRVFRHSCIFVREDSKLEDPKQLIGATVGVPEYQMTAAVWAKAILLDEYGVHPRDIIWRNGGLDQPGRIEKLKLDLPADIRISYIPAEETLNQQLLDGKIDALVTARPPSSFLDGTNRVRRLIRNHREVEAEYYLRTKIFPPMHTVVIKRKLYEANRWMAMSLFEAFQETLTLCDPLKMFDGHLRYSLPFLPAWIEELQTKFGGIEMWKYGFEPNRKTLETLVRNQKEQGLVKNDLRLEDMFAPETLDSYRN
- a CDS encoding ABC transporter substrate-binding protein — encoded protein: MAASDDAGKPLRQLTVKLDYTPIWGFMLPIIVAESKGYYRDVGLQVDINEGSDSTSTIGAVDGGHADIGFADAGQAALAISKGAKVKIIASYLQKTQGVVISYAALGIKKPSDLKGKTVALTNGSSSASLLLAMLALSNVPLDEIQTKAIASAAKVPALLQGQVQAVTGFATAECIQAQMLAKEAVSCLPMGNFGVTALGESLIASDSLIASDPQLLKKFVQATNRGWADALKDPAAAAEAGVAMFPLANVNLLRKQLGAVVPYLHTAATAGKPPGYMADSDWVQTLGFLRKYRSMKSTAPTSSFYLNVLE